The genomic DNA ATGCGCCGACCCTCGCGCCAGGCAGCGAACTCGATATCGCGTTTTTCGACGGCGACGAGACGATCGCATCGGCTGTTTTCCGGATACCGTCGGACGGCGTACCCGCGGATGATTGGTTGCAATCCGACGGGACGACATCGTCGTCGGCTTGCCCAGAGTGAACTCTCCTGCGATCGGCCACATTGATTATTGGGGTTTGTGGGCATGGTCGCTACGCGTCGAGAGGCCGCTGAGTGATTCGCGCTGAGTGTAGAAAGATGAATTCTCAGTAGGCTCAAGAGCTCGTTTGGTGCAGTACATGGACGCTGAGTAATGGGCAGCGATTGATTCGCGCAACCGGGATTCGAGAGCAAGTTAAGCGACGACCTTTCACCTGGGGTGTTAACAGTCGGTGCTGGCGTGGGCTGTTTCGCTGATGGAGGTTGGTCGTGGTGATTTTATGAATTCGGTGTCCCCTGACGTGGTTCTGCCGACCATCATCGTCGGACCGATCGTTGTGGTGATGGGCGTACTCGCAATTTGGCTCCGGTCCTACTTTGCGAATTCGAGCGCGCGTGTTTTTCGAATTTACTTCGGCAAGCCCAGCGAAGGGCTGGAACATCCGAAAGCCGCTGGTTCAGTAGTCGTAGCTGGCGTGTTCATGATCACCGTGGGGCTATACATGATTGCGGCTGGGGTCTATTACCTCTTCGCCCTGGGGATGGTCTGAGTGACTTTCTGGGATCTCGCCGGGGTCGGCGGCTCATTGATGTTTCTTATCGCGAGTCTTGCCCTGGTTACGCGCGCGAGAATCACCCGGCTGCTTCTTCGCCGCGCCACGCGGGCCGAGCCTAAGAGCATGACCGACCCGAATCTTGAATCGGGAGTTGGAGCGCGGCTCATGTACTCAGCGATAGGAGGCTGCTTTATCGGCGCGACGTTTCTCGCGCTCGCGATCGTGAGGCCGTAGACGTAAAAAGTGGCCGATGATGAGCCCGGGAACACCGACCACACGCGGCCACAACTGACCTTGTGTTCCCGGTGTTCCCGGTGTTGGCGCGGCTGATCCGAGCAACGATATCGGGGTTGTGTGGGCCCATTCATGAGGCAGCAAATCAAAGAACTTAAAACAACCGCTTGCGCAGGGTTGTCGGTTGTTGAAGCACAGATGTGGTGGGCCCGGTGGGGCTCGAACCCACGACCCGCGGATTAAAAGTCCGATGCTCTACCGACTGAGCTACAGGCCCGTACCGGACTATCTTACTTGCCTTCGGCACTGCTCATGACAAAGCGGCGGGGCCGCTGACATCTGTAGAGAAATGTCAGCGGCCCCGCCGCTTTGTGAGCTACGTAGTTACTCGGTGGGCATGAGTACCGTGTCAACCAGGTACACAACCGCGTTGGCGGTCTGGACGCCACCACAAATAACCATGGACTCGCCGTTGACCATGAGGTCGTCGCCGCTACCGGTCACCTCGAGGGTCGAGCCCTCTACGGTGTCGTGGGTACCGACGATGTCGGCGGGCTCGATCTCACCGGGTACCACGTGGTAGGTGAGGATCTTTGTCAGCAGGTCGCTGTCAGTCTTGAGGGTGTCGATCGTCGCCGAGTCGATCTTCGCGAACGCGTCGTCAACCGGTGCGAACACTGTGAACTCGCCACCGTTGAGAGTGTCAACGAGGTTGACGTCGGGATTCAAGCCGCCGCTCACTGCTGCAGTCAGCGTGGTGAGGATGGGGTTGTTCGAGGCAGCCGTCGCTACCGGGTCTTCAGCCATTCCGGCAACCGAACCCGACCCGTCGGGAACAGCAGCGTCGTAATCGGCGCAACCGGCGCCGACGAGGTTTGCGTAAGCGTCAGACGACATTGTCTCTTCGGCCATCGGCGTCGATGAGTCCATCGGCTCCGACGACGATCCTTCGGTGGTGCTGCCGGAGCCGGAACATGCCGACAGGGCGAGGGCGCCAACAAAGGCGAGCGAGATTCCGGCGCTGATGCGAGTCTTGGTGCTGAACATGACTTCCTCCGTGTGTGGGGTGTCCGCCGCTGTCTGCGACGTTCATAAGGTCTTCGAGACCGTCGCCGAATCGGATGGAAAGTTTTTTACATCGCATGCCAAACCCCGAAATCCTGCGTCAAGATCGGGGCGTCGATTCATATCTGGACCGGGTGTAAGGCATGCTGGATGTCATGGTGATTGACGGCCTCGACGTTCCCGAAGACGGGGGTCCCTCAGTCGATCACGTTGCCGAACTTCTGCTGGCGGTCGCTCAAGGCGATCAGTCCGCGTTCGCCCGGCTATACGACATGATCTCTTCGCGCGTGTTCGGTCTTATCGTGCGGGTACTCGTCGATCGCTCTCAGAGCGAAGAGGTGCTTCAAGAGGTGTTCTTGGAGATCTGGCAATCCGCCAGCAAGTTCGCTCCGAATAAGGGCCAAGGAAGATCGTGGGTATTCACGATGGCACACCGACGAGCTGTTGACCGTGTGCGGTCAGCGCAGTCGAGTGCTGATCGTGATGTGCGTGCGGGATTCAAAGATATGGGCGTCGCACATGATGGCGTCTCGGAGGAGGCGGAGTTGCGCATCGAAGGACGTCGGGTGGCCCAAGCTGTCTCGACGCTGCCCGAAGCACAACGAGAAGCTCTGACCCTTGCTTACTACGGCGGCTACAGTCAGAGCGAAATCGCGGCCCTCGTTGGGGCTCCGCTGGGAACAATCAAAACAAGAATGAGAGACGGCCTCACTAGGCTGCGAGCAGAAATGGGGGTGACATCGTGAGAAAAGAAGAGTTTGCTGAACTATCGGCAGGACACGCACTTGGCGCGCTGTCGCCCGAAGACCAGACTGCTTTCGCTGACGCGATGCTCGAGCACCCCGAATGGGCCGACCTCGTCTCCGACGATCTCAACACTGCTGCGGCGCTTGCTGACACGATTCCTGCTGTTGCCCCGCCACGTGCGCTGCGTGAGGGAATCCTCGCGCAAATTAATTCGGTGACACCTCTCGCTGTGACCGAATCGGAAGATGCTGTCTCGCGTTCTCGTCCAGCTCGTGGACGATGGGGCTCTCGCGCATGGTTTGCGCTGGCGGCATCCCTCGCCCTCGTCCTCGGAATCGGTGGCGGCGCCGTATACGTTTCGCAGCAGTTGAGCACACCGGCATCCGTCGTGGCTCTCGACCGCATCGAACAAGCCGCTGATGCGCAAAGCGCAACGACAACTCTCGCCGATGGGGGAGAAGCGACCCTGCACTGGTCAGCATCGGAAGGTGAAGCTGTGCTCGTCTCCGACGGGCTGCCGACCCTCACCGAAGCGCAGGCCTTCGAGCTTTGGTATGTGCGCGACGGCGAAGCGATCGCCGCGGGCGTGTTCGACGCGTCGAACGGAGAAGCAACAGCTGTTCTCAGCGGAGAAATGCACGAGGGTGACGTCATCGCGGTCACCGTCGAAGCTGCCGGTGGTTCGGCAGATGGCCAACCGACCTCGACTCCGATCATTGCGATCGAAACCGGCGCCTAACTCGCGCTTGAAGTCGAGATCGCGCTTCGGTTCGGCGGGTAGCCTTGATCGATGAGTGATGAGTCGAGGGAATTCCACAAGCCCATCCGCCGGCCCGCAGAGCTCTTCGATCGCCTTTTCGCAGCCGATGACCCGGCCGAAGTCTCTCGCGTCGCCCACGGCACTGCCGCTGCTCTCCTTTCGCGGGTGCGTGAAGACCCCGAGGCTAACGTCGTCGATCGCCTCGTCGATTTCACGCGCGATCATGGCATCGACGACATCGCCGAGTTGTGGTCGCGCTCACCCGCTCGGTCCTTGCCCGGAACCCTCTGGCGGCTGTACCTCGTGCAGTTGATGATCCACGAAGATCCGCAGACGGCTGCTTTGCTCTACGAGCGCGGACGCACAGATACATCCACTGCCGACGAGATCGTAGCTGGCGCGCCAGCGCCTGCGGGTCCGGAAGAGCTCGTGGCCCTCGTCGACCTGATTATGCGGGGTGTTTTCCAAGGCGACTTCGCGGTGGCTCTCGAGCGCGCATCGGCCTTCTGCCGCCTTGAAGCGACGGGCGCAGCCCACCTCGCCGACGACTACGACGCGACTGAGCCCGAGCGTGCATCAGCATTCACAACGCGTGCCTTGCGATTGACGACATATGCGACAGATCTCGCGTCCGCTGCGACGCTCTGGCGAAAAGACGCGCTCACCTAGACGTCGACGCGAAAAAATTAGCGCCGGGCCGCAGAACGCCTCTCGGCGCGAGGCCGCTCGAAGCGGCAGAGTATGGAGCCCGGGGTTACTGCGGCCCGACTACTCAAGTGTAACAAGAGCACGGCAACGAGCATTCCTTGCGGCGTAGGCTCACGGTATGTCTTGGCGTTTTGCTCTGCTCATCGACCCGCTCGCAGCCGATGTTTCGCTGCCCGGCTATGGCCACACTTTCGAAGTCGTCGACCCGAGCGCTCCGGCATTGAGCGTGGGGGAACTGAGCACTCAGCGCGGTGACGGAATCTTCGAGTCGATCGGTGTGATTAGCGGTCACGCCCAAGAGGTCGAAGCTCATCTGGAGCGCCTTGCGCACTCTGCGCGGCTGTGCGATCTGCCGGCGCCTCACCTCACACAGTGGCGCGAGGCAATCAACGTTGCCGCGGCCGTCTGCCCAGCGGGCGAGTGCGTCATCAAACTCATTCTCAGCCGCGGTATCGAACACGGCCCGACACCCACCGCATGGGTGACTGCCGCTGAAGCGCCGAATAACGCCGCTGTGCGCGTGAATGGCGTACGAGTTGTCACGCTCGATCGTGGGCTCGACAGCGGCGCATCTGAGCGTGCTCCGTGGCTTTTGCTGGGGGCCAAAACGCTTTCCTATGCGGTCAACATGGCAGCCCTCCGGGAATCAAAGCGTCAAGGAGCGGATGACGCGATCTTTGTTTCTTCTGACGGCATTGTGCTCGAGGGGCCCACATCCTCAGTGATTCTGCGCTTCGGCGACAGGTTCGTGACACCTCAGCCGGGAGCTGGCATCCTCCACGGCACAACTCAGATGAGTGTTTTTGAACACTTGACGGCGCGGGGTCACGAGGCGGCGTACGAAACGATCACGGCGGCAGAGCTCGAACAAGCGGATGCCGCATGGCTCGTCTCGAGCGTGCGACTGGCAGCTCCGGTTTCTACCCTGAACGCAAAAAAACTCGTGATGGATGCCGAGTTCACGGCATCCATCAACGAGTATTTGCTGTCACCGCGCGACTAGGCGCAGCGGGGGATTATCCGAAGCGGCCCGAGACGTAGTCTTCGGTGGCCTGCACAGCGGGAGTCGTGAAGATCGCCGACGTGTCGTTGTATTCGATGAGCTTTCCGGGCTTGCCGGTGCCCGCGATATTGAAGAAAGCGGTCTTCTCGCTGACGCGTGATGCCTGCTGCATGTTGTGCGTGACGATGACGATCGTGTAGTCGTTCTTCAGCTCGCCGATCAGCTCTTCGATCGCGTACGTCGAGATGGGGTCAAGGGCCGAGCAAGGCTCGTCCATCAGCAGCACGTCGGGGGAGACGGCAATCGCACGCGCGATGCACAGGCGCTGCTGCTGACCGCCCGAGAGTCCTGATCCCGGACGGTCGAGACGATCCTTCACTTCGTTCCAGAGGTTTGCGCCCTTGAGCGAGTTCTCTACGAGGTCGTCAGCGTCTGACTTCGAGATGCGCTTGTTGTTGAGCTTCACACCGGCGAGCACGTTGTCGCGGATCGACATCGTGGGGAAGGGGTTCGGCCGCTGGAAGACCATACCCACGTCGCGGCGCACCGCCACCGGGTCGACGCCTGGACCGTAGAGGTCGTCACCGTCGAGCAGCACTTCGCCCTCGACGTAGGCGCCGGGAATCACTTCATGCATGCGGTTGAGCGTGCGGAGGAATGTCGACTTGCCACAGCCGGAAGGGCCGATGAACGCTGTGACGGATCGGGGTTCAATCATCAGCGACACGTCTTCTACCGCGAGGAAATCGCCGTAGTACACGTTGAGGTCGTTGACTTCGATGCTCTTAGACACGGGGGCTCTTTCTTTCGGTTCAGCGACGGCCGGTCTTGGGGGAGAACAGCTTCGCGATCATTCGCGCAGCCAGGTTCAACACCATGACGATGAGAATAAGGGTGAGAGCGCCGGCCCATGCGCGGGCGACGGAATCGTCCGGGGTCGTGCCCTGGTTCGCGTACTGGTTGTACACGTACACCGGCAGGGTCATCATGTTGCCATCGAAAAGGTTGAGGTTGAGGCTCTGCGTGTAGCCCGCTGTAAGAAGCAGGGGAGCAGTCTCACCGATGACACGCGCGATGGCAAGCATGATACCCGTGGTGATTCCGGCGATCGATGTCGGGATCACCACCTTGAGGATCGTGAGCCACTTCGGCACGCCTAGCGCGTAGGCGGCTTCACGGAGTTCGTTGGGCACGAGACGCAGCATCTCTTCAGATGACCGAACGACAACGGGAATCATGAGCACGCTCAAGGCGATGGCGCCGATGATGCCCATTGAGATACCCGGACCGAAGAACAGCGCGAAGACTGCATAGGCGAACAGACCCGCAACGATCGAGGGGATGCCGGTCATCACATCGACGAAGAAGGTGATGGCCCGCGAGAGCCGGCTGCCGGTGGAGTACTCGACGAGATAGATCGACGTCATGAGCCCGATCGGTACCGAGATCACAGTTGTTGCGGCCGTGATGAGCAGCGTGCCGTAGATGGCGTGGATCGCGCCGCCGCCGGCGCCCACGACGTTCCGCATGCTGGAGCTGAAGAACTCGATATCAAAGCGCTGCACGCCTTCGACCACGACGGTGTAGAGCAGCGAGATGAGCGGCAGCAGAGCGACGATGAACGCTGCCGAGACGACTGCTGTGATGACCCGGTCTGCCGCTTTGCGACGGCCTTCGACGATGCTCGAGAGTACGCCGATGGCGATGACGAACAGCAGGGTGCCGAGGAACACCGCGGCCGCGATATTGAAGTTCTTGATCGGCTGACCGGCGTTCAAGATCGCGAAGACTGCGAACATGATGAGCCACGATGCGCCGAGCACCGTCCACGGCACAGATCGCGGCAGCTTGCCGCTTGTGAGGGAGTTCACCGACTTCACGGGAGAAGCGGTGGCTGTAACAGTCGACATCAGTTTGCTCCCGAGAATTCGGAACGGCGGTTGACAATCCAACGGGCAAGCGCGTTGACCGCGAACGTGAGCACGAAGAGCACAAGGCCGGTCGCGATCAACACGCTCACGCCATCGCCGTACGCCTCAGGGAAGGAGAGCGCGATATTTGCGGGGATCGTGGTCGGGTTCGTAGCCGTAATGAGCTCGAATGTCACAGCACCGGACACCGAGAGCACCATCGTGACGGCCATCGTCTCTCCGAGGGCGCGTCCGAGGGCGAGCATCGCGGCCGAGACCATACCGCCGCGGGCGAAGGGGAGCACGGCCATGCGGATCATCTCCCAGCGGGTGGCTCCCAGCGCTAGTGCTGCCTCTTCGTGAAGCTTCGGGGTTTGCAGGAAGACCTCACGGCAGATGGCCGTCATGATCGGCAAGACCATGATCGCGAGCACGAGGGCGGCGGTGAGGATGGTGCGACCCGTTGCGGATACTTGGCCGCCGAAGAGCGGAATCCAGCCGAGATATTCGTTCAGCCATGCGTAGAAGGGCTGAATGAGTCCAGCGAAGGTAACGCCGCCCCAGAGGCCGAAGACCACAGACGGCACAGCAGCGAGCAGGTCGATGATGTAGCCGAGGAACGACGCGATACGGCGCGGCGCGTAGTGCGAGATGAAGAGTGCGATGCCGATAGCGAGCGGAGCGGCGATGATGAGCGCGAGGATCGACGCCCAGATGGTGCCGAAGACGAACGGGCCAACATAGGCCCAGAACGATTCGCCCTTAAGGATCGGGTTTGCCTCGGGGTCACCCGTGAACGCCGGAATGCTCTCGGCTACGAGAAAGACGGTTACGGCCGCGAGTACGACGAGGATCGTGATTCCGGCGGCGACAGCGGTGCCGGAAAAGACGAGATCGCCAGGCCGCCGGGGTGCCTTCGGTTTACTGCGCGGCTTGGTGTCCTTCGCCGTAGTCATCGCCATTCAAGCTTCCTTTGTGTGGAGTCCGATCGGGCTCAGCACGAGCCCCGGTGCGATCAAGCGCCGAGGCCCCTGCAGAACCTGCCCAGCTCGGAGTGTAACGAGTGCCCCGAGCTGGGCAAGGATAAGCGGGATTAAATTACTTGATCAGCGCGATCGCGGACTCAACCTGGGTACGCAGGCTGTCGGAGATCGGAGCCGAACCAGCGTTCGACGCTGCGGCATCCTGACCCTCGGGGCTTGCGATGTAGGAGAAGTACTGCGACACGAGGTCAGCGACGTTGGAGTCTTCGTACTCGACGCAACCGATGAGGTAGCTCACGAGAGCGATCGGGTAAACGCCAGCCTCGTCGGTGGTGCGGTCGAGCTCGATGGCGATGTCGCCGTCGGTGCGACCCTCAACCTCGGGAGAAGCGTCAACGAGCGCCGCAGCAGCTTCGGGCGAGTAAGAGACGAACTCTCCACCGACCTCGATAGCAACGGTGCCGAGGTCGCCGGCCTGCGAAGCGTCGGCGTAACCAATGGTGCCCTGACCGCCGGTCACAGCAGCAACGACACCGGAGGTGCCCTGTGCGGCTTCACCGGAATCGAGCGGCCATTCGCCGTCAGCCTCGTAGCTCCACACGTCGGGTGCGACAACGTTGAGGTAGTCGGTGAAGTTCTCGGTGGTACCCGAGTCGTCCGAGCGGTGCACGGGCGAGATCGCGAGGTCGGGAAGGTCAACACCCGGGTTGAGGTCGGCGATAGCCGCGTCATTCCAGTTGGTGATCGTTCCGGCGAAGATGCCAGCGACCGTCTTGGCGTCGAGGTCGAGCGAGTCGATGCCGTCGAGGTTGAAGATGATCGCGATCGGCGAGATGTAGAGCGGCAGCTCGACGATTCCAGCGGCGCCGTCATCTGCGCACGAGGCGAAGCCGCCAGCGGCGATCTCCTCGTCGTTGAACGCACGGTCAGAACCGATGAAGTTGCTGGCGCCGGCGATGAAGTTCTCGCGGCCTGTTCCCGAACCGGTGGGCTCGTAGTTGATCGTGACGTCGGGGTTTGCCGTCTGGAATGCGGCGACCCATGCTTCCTGGGCTGCCGTCTGTGACGAGGCTCCCGTTGCGGAAAGGGTGCCCGAGAGCGTCGATGCGCTTTCGGTGTCAGTGGCGGTGCCACCTTCGTTTGCGGCGCAGCCGGCGAGAGCGAGAGCCGCGACAGCGGCGAGGGCGCCCACCTGGGCGATGCGGTTGATCTTCACTGTGAATCCTTCACAAATCAGGGTGGTGTGACCCGGTGCAGGGCACGCCCCGACGGTAGACACGAACTCTTAAGAGAGTGCGCTGCAG from Microbacterium endophyticum includes the following:
- a CDS encoding fasciclin domain-containing protein, which translates into the protein MFSTKTRISAGISLAFVGALALSACSGSGSTTEGSSSEPMDSSTPMAEETMSSDAYANLVGAGCADYDAAVPDGSGSVAGMAEDPVATAASNNPILTTLTAAVSGGLNPDVNLVDTLNGGEFTVFAPVDDAFAKIDSATIDTLKTDSDLLTKILTYHVVPGEIEPADIVGTHDTVEGSTLEVTGSGDDLMVNGESMVICGGVQTANAVVYLVDTVLMPTE
- the sigK gene encoding ECF RNA polymerase sigma factor SigK; the encoded protein is MLDVMVIDGLDVPEDGGPSVDHVAELLLAVAQGDQSAFARLYDMISSRVFGLIVRVLVDRSQSEEVLQEVFLEIWQSASKFAPNKGQGRSWVFTMAHRRAVDRVRSAQSSADRDVRAGFKDMGVAHDGVSEEAELRIEGRRVAQAVSTLPEAQREALTLAYYGGYSQSEIAALVGAPLGTIKTRMRDGLTRLRAEMGVTS
- a CDS encoding anti-sigma factor, with product MRKEEFAELSAGHALGALSPEDQTAFADAMLEHPEWADLVSDDLNTAAALADTIPAVAPPRALREGILAQINSVTPLAVTESEDAVSRSRPARGRWGSRAWFALAASLALVLGIGGGAVYVSQQLSTPASVVALDRIEQAADAQSATTTLADGGEATLHWSASEGEAVLVSDGLPTLTEAQAFELWYVRDGEAIAAGVFDASNGEATAVLSGEMHEGDVIAVTVEAAGGSADGQPTSTPIIAIETGA
- a CDS encoding DNA-directed RNA polymerase subunit beta, with the protein product MSDESREFHKPIRRPAELFDRLFAADDPAEVSRVAHGTAAALLSRVREDPEANVVDRLVDFTRDHGIDDIAELWSRSPARSLPGTLWRLYLVQLMIHEDPQTAALLYERGRTDTSTADEIVAGAPAPAGPEELVALVDLIMRGVFQGDFAVALERASAFCRLEATGAAHLADDYDATEPERASAFTTRALRLTTYATDLASAATLWRKDALT
- a CDS encoding aminodeoxychorismate lyase, with the protein product MSWRFALLIDPLAADVSLPGYGHTFEVVDPSAPALSVGELSTQRGDGIFESIGVISGHAQEVEAHLERLAHSARLCDLPAPHLTQWREAINVAAAVCPAGECVIKLILSRGIEHGPTPTAWVTAAEAPNNAAVRVNGVRVVTLDRGLDSGASERAPWLLLGAKTLSYAVNMAALRESKRQGADDAIFVSSDGIVLEGPTSSVILRFGDRFVTPQPGAGILHGTTQMSVFEHLTARGHEAAYETITAAELEQADAAWLVSSVRLAAPVSTLNAKKLVMDAEFTASINEYLLSPRD
- the pstB gene encoding phosphate ABC transporter ATP-binding protein PstB, encoding MSKSIEVNDLNVYYGDFLAVEDVSLMIEPRSVTAFIGPSGCGKSTFLRTLNRMHEVIPGAYVEGEVLLDGDDLYGPGVDPVAVRRDVGMVFQRPNPFPTMSIRDNVLAGVKLNNKRISKSDADDLVENSLKGANLWNEVKDRLDRPGSGLSGGQQQRLCIARAIAVSPDVLLMDEPCSALDPISTYAIEELIGELKNDYTIVIVTHNMQQASRVSEKTAFFNIAGTGKPGKLIEYNDTSAIFTTPAVQATEDYVSGRFG
- the pstA gene encoding phosphate ABC transporter permease PstA; the encoded protein is MSTVTATASPVKSVNSLTSGKLPRSVPWTVLGASWLIMFAVFAILNAGQPIKNFNIAAAVFLGTLLFVIAIGVLSSIVEGRRKAADRVITAVVSAAFIVALLPLISLLYTVVVEGVQRFDIEFFSSSMRNVVGAGGGAIHAIYGTLLITAATTVISVPIGLMTSIYLVEYSTGSRLSRAITFFVDVMTGIPSIVAGLFAYAVFALFFGPGISMGIIGAIALSVLMIPVVVRSSEEMLRLVPNELREAAYALGVPKWLTILKVVIPTSIAGITTGIMLAIARVIGETAPLLLTAGYTQSLNLNLFDGNMMTLPVYVYNQYANQGTTPDDSVARAWAGALTLILIVMVLNLAARMIAKLFSPKTGRR
- the pstC gene encoding phosphate ABC transporter permease subunit PstC, with amino-acid sequence MTTAKDTKPRSKPKAPRRPGDLVFSGTAVAAGITILVVLAAVTVFLVAESIPAFTGDPEANPILKGESFWAYVGPFVFGTIWASILALIIAAPLAIGIALFISHYAPRRIASFLGYIIDLLAAVPSVVFGLWGGVTFAGLIQPFYAWLNEYLGWIPLFGGQVSATGRTILTAALVLAIMVLPIMTAICREVFLQTPKLHEEAALALGATRWEMIRMAVLPFARGGMVSAAMLALGRALGETMAVTMVLSVSGAVTFELITATNPTTIPANIALSFPEAYGDGVSVLIATGLVLFVLTFAVNALARWIVNRRSEFSGAN
- a CDS encoding phosphate ABC transporter substrate-binding protein PstS, whose protein sequence is MKINRIAQVGALAAVAALALAGCAANEGGTATDTESASTLSGTLSATGASSQTAAQEAWVAAFQTANPDVTINYEPTGSGTGRENFIAGASNFIGSDRAFNDEEIAAGGFASCADDGAAGIVELPLYISPIAIIFNLDGIDSLDLDAKTVAGIFAGTITNWNDAAIADLNPGVDLPDLAISPVHRSDDSGTTENFTDYLNVVAPDVWSYEADGEWPLDSGEAAQGTSGVVAAVTGGQGTIGYADASQAGDLGTVAIEVGGEFVSYSPEAAAALVDASPEVEGRTDGDIAIELDRTTDEAGVYPIALVSYLIGCVEYEDSNVADLVSQYFSYIASPEGQDAAASNAGSAPISDSLRTQVESAIALIK